A section of the Enterococcus montenegrensis genome encodes:
- a CDS encoding heavy metal-binding domain-containing protein, translating into MITSTLSYYPGKKVVKDLGIVYGFDDKLRPVRAVAAVSTYLDQALKDIEKSAEILGANAVLGISFALTDKALPTVMGTAVVLEDA; encoded by the coding sequence ATGATTACATCTACCCTTTCGTATTATCCCGGTAAAAAAGTAGTTAAAGATTTGGGCATTGTATACGGTTTTGACGATAAACTACGTCCAGTTCGAGCTGTTGCCGCCGTCTCAACATATCTAGATCAAGCGCTAAAAGATATTGAAAAAAGTGCTGAGATACTGGGAGCAAATGCTGTTTTAGGAATAAGCTTTGCGCTAACCGATAAAGCATTACCAACCGTAATGGGTACAGCAGTTGTTTTAGAAGACGCGTAG
- a CDS encoding threonine/serine exporter family protein gives MILYGIHFFFSFISTVAFGIITNIPKRSLLATGLTGAIGWMVYWLLRQNAQGLGFSNFVAAIAIGCFSIFFSRRLKMPMIIFNIPSLVPLVPGGPAYQAIRELVLGDSAKSLDNLKIVIMTAGAIAAGFMITSLVETLVFKFNPSIKKR, from the coding sequence ATGATCTTATATGGCATTCATTTTTTCTTTAGTTTTATCAGTACTGTAGCTTTTGGTATTATCACTAATATCCCCAAACGTTCCTTATTAGCAACAGGTTTAACCGGTGCCATCGGCTGGATGGTGTATTGGTTATTACGACAAAACGCGCAAGGATTAGGCTTTTCTAACTTTGTCGCTGCCATTGCGATTGGCTGTTTCAGCATCTTTTTTTCGCGGCGTCTTAAAATGCCGATGATTATTTTCAACATCCCCAGTTTGGTGCCGCTAGTTCCAGGCGGTCCTGCTTATCAAGCCATTCGTGAATTGGTGTTAGGTGATTCTGCCAAATCGTTAGATAATCTAAAAATTGTCATTATGACTGCCGGTGCGATTGCCGCAGGCTTTATGATAACATCACTCGTTGAAACACTGGTGTTTAAATTTAATCCTTCTATCAAAAAAAGATGA
- a CDS encoding glycerophosphodiester phosphodiesterase codes for MKYLKESVKNTWDFLVKTNVYFRDVLLMHGFILFVVIPLLSSSTKFILKRGAIHYLSYDNLGGIATQHPAVTFLLVVILLLILLLVFFEFTFLLLSVYFIEKKQPVSLKQLLRMTMIQLKKLRPSVFIFFLFYFLLILPIGGLSFNSDLLARIKIPAFIMDFIFTNRLLIISGFVLGYLVLIYIGIRLIFALPEMILRDRPFRDAFKESFLITKRRFFAIIGRFLFIGGAILLITGLSFTIVVGAQALIEEFFPDYALISAVFAMTLLQFFLLVNLVLSTVGIFYIIIDFMNDEGFLPEIPKWFYQESLPNPRLEGIKNTLLILIAVFFGVGVSLYNMDYLNQEITKIPLTISHRGVDDGNGVQNSLASLQKTSQSQHPDYVEMDIQMTSDHQFVVIHDFNLKNLGGVNQAPEKMTLAEIQKVTLKENDQTAKIPTFDSYLAEAKRLNQKLLVEIKTQQKDTAPIVQVFLKKYQNEIVSNHHMLQSLSFSIVESLKTQVPQLTVGYILPFNVVGPPITKADFLTMEYSTINHNFISSAKEDGKKVFVWTPNSSEDMSRMIFYEVDGIITDQMATLNQTIKDAQTKVTYSDKLLNFVIGVG; via the coding sequence ATGAAGTATTTAAAAGAGTCAGTAAAAAATACCTGGGATTTTTTAGTCAAAACAAATGTTTACTTTCGTGATGTCTTATTAATGCATGGCTTCATTTTATTTGTTGTCATTCCCCTTCTAAGCAGCTCAACCAAATTTATTTTAAAACGCGGTGCGATTCATTATTTATCCTATGATAATTTAGGTGGAATTGCGACACAACACCCAGCAGTTACTTTTTTATTAGTGGTCATCTTGCTGCTAATTTTATTGTTGGTTTTCTTTGAGTTTACCTTTTTACTTTTAAGTGTGTACTTCATTGAGAAAAAGCAACCCGTTTCGTTGAAACAGCTGTTACGGATGACGATGATTCAGTTAAAAAAATTGCGGCCTAGCGTTTTTATCTTTTTTCTTTTTTACTTTTTACTAATTTTACCCATCGGTGGTTTGAGCTTTAATTCTGATTTATTAGCACGCATTAAAATTCCTGCTTTTATTATGGATTTTATTTTTACCAACCGTTTGTTAATTATCTCAGGTTTTGTTTTGGGCTATCTTGTTCTTATTTATATCGGTATTCGTTTAATCTTTGCTTTACCAGAGATGATTTTACGTGATCGTCCCTTTAGAGATGCCTTTAAGGAAAGTTTTTTGATTACAAAACGGCGCTTTTTTGCCATTATTGGTCGTTTTTTATTTATTGGTGGTGCAATTTTACTAATAACCGGGCTTAGCTTTACCATTGTGGTAGGAGCACAAGCCTTGATTGAAGAATTTTTCCCCGACTATGCGTTAATTAGTGCAGTTTTTGCAATGACGTTGCTCCAATTTTTTTTACTTGTCAATTTGGTTTTATCAACGGTTGGAATTTTTTATATTATTATCGATTTTATGAACGACGAAGGCTTCTTGCCAGAAATCCCTAAATGGTTTTATCAAGAATCGTTACCTAATCCGCGCCTTGAAGGAATTAAAAATACCTTACTCATTTTAATTGCAGTCTTTTTTGGAGTTGGTGTTAGCTTGTACAACATGGATTATCTCAATCAAGAAATTACGAAAATTCCACTTACAATTTCCCATCGTGGCGTAGATGATGGCAATGGTGTTCAAAATAGCTTGGCTTCTTTACAAAAAACCAGTCAAAGCCAACATCCTGATTATGTCGAGATGGACATCCAAATGACAAGTGACCATCAATTTGTTGTTATCCATGACTTTAATTTGAAAAATTTAGGGGGTGTCAATCAAGCACCGGAAAAAATGACCCTTGCTGAAATTCAAAAAGTGACTTTAAAAGAAAATGATCAAACTGCGAAAATCCCTACTTTTGATTCTTATCTGGCGGAAGCAAAACGCCTGAACCAAAAATTATTAGTCGAAATTAAGACGCAACAAAAAGATACCGCACCAATCGTTCAAGTTTTTTTGAAAAAGTATCAAAATGAAATTGTTTCAAACCATCATATGCTGCAAAGTCTATCTTTTTCAATTGTTGAATCCTTGAAAACACAGGTACCTCAACTTACTGTTGGCTATATTTTACCTTTTAACGTGGTAGGACCACCAATTACAAAAGCAGATTTCCTAACGATGGAATATTCGACGATTAATCATAATTTCATTTCCTCTGCTAAAGAAGATGGCAAGAAGGTTTTTGTCTGGACGCCAAATAGTAGTGAGGATATGAGTCGGATGATTTTTTACGAAGTAGATGGCATTATTACTGATCAAATGGCTACGTTAAATCAAACTATTAAAGATGCACAAACTAAAGTCACTTATTCTGATAAGCTATTAAACTTTGTTATCGGAGTTGGTTAA
- a CDS encoding TVP38/TMEM64 family protein — MSIALSRKIINTISVIGILVSIALTIYFINLGVFKDINALRGLVGDSIILGPIIFILLQILQVVIPIIPGGISSAAGVLIFGPFAGFVYNYVGICIGSIIIFLLGRRYGKPFILSMISDKTYNKYIGWLDNQSRFEKLFALAIFLPVAPDDALCLMAGLTNISVKKYVWIILLAKPLSIFLYSMALIYGGSFLTGLLG, encoded by the coding sequence ATGAGTATCGCTCTTTCTCGCAAAATTATTAATACGATTTCTGTTATAGGCATTTTAGTTTCAATTGCCTTAACGATATATTTTATCAATTTAGGTGTCTTTAAAGATATCAACGCTCTAAGAGGATTAGTCGGTGACTCGATTATTTTAGGTCCGATCATCTTCATTCTCTTACAAATTTTACAAGTTGTCATTCCGATTATCCCCGGCGGTATTTCTAGTGCCGCAGGCGTGTTGATCTTTGGACCTTTTGCTGGTTTTGTTTACAATTATGTGGGCATTTGTATCGGTTCAATCATTATTTTCCTTTTAGGACGCCGTTACGGGAAACCATTTATTTTAAGCATGATCAGTGACAAGACTTATAATAAATATATTGGCTGGTTAGATAATCAAAGCCGCTTTGAAAAATTGTTTGCCCTAGCCATTTTCTTACCTGTTGCGCCTGATGATGCCCTTTGTTTAATGGCCGGCCTTACCAATATCTCAGTTAAAAAATACGTTTGGATTATTTTATTAGCAAAACCACTATCTATTTTCTTATACAGCATGGCTTTAATTTATGGCGGTTCATTTTTGACTGGACTGCTTGGCTAG
- a CDS encoding YxeA family protein, which translates to MLKRLIKGVVGVSVILGVLIGGAVVFSDDASGEFAQIVDRVNPFVKEGNVYVKTTQPEEVNGYGTARYRQVAADEKGNKRTIEFSGISELKKGHYLKLKNKGAFVKTYEEVKKTDIPQAALAVIE; encoded by the coding sequence ATGTTAAAACGATTAATCAAAGGTGTAGTAGGCGTATCCGTAATTTTAGGTGTGTTAATTGGGGGCGCGGTAGTATTTTCAGATGATGCTTCTGGGGAGTTTGCTCAAATAGTTGATCGTGTGAATCCTTTTGTTAAAGAGGGGAATGTCTATGTGAAGACTACGCAGCCTGAAGAAGTAAATGGATACGGAACGGCTCGTTATCGTCAAGTGGCTGCTGATGAAAAAGGTAATAAACGCACAATTGAATTTTCAGGAATCTCAGAATTAAAAAAGGGTCACTATTTGAAATTGAAAAATAAAGGGGCTTTTGTCAAAACCTATGAAGAAGTCAAAAAAACCGATATTCCGCAAGCAGCCTTGGCTGTGATTGAGTGA
- a CDS encoding universal stress protein, giving the protein MNTFKCILVAVDDSNDSKKAFEYALTYAMEHQASLTITTIFEINRLNVYEYLTPETIALHKQDTIAIAENYRKQALSKGVKEATVVVDEGTPATVILDKILPAVKPDLLICGSKSKPNHAPLVLGSQAALLAKGASCSVLIIR; this is encoded by the coding sequence ATGAATACTTTTAAGTGTATTTTAGTAGCAGTAGATGATTCGAATGATTCAAAAAAAGCTTTTGAATATGCGTTAACATATGCAATGGAGCATCAAGCCTCTTTGACGATTACAACTATTTTCGAAATTAATCGCTTGAATGTGTACGAGTATCTAACGCCTGAAACAATTGCGCTGCATAAGCAAGATACAATTGCAATCGCGGAAAACTATCGTAAACAAGCATTAAGCAAAGGAGTAAAAGAGGCAACGGTTGTGGTCGATGAAGGAACACCGGCAACAGTTATTTTAGATAAAATTTTACCCGCGGTAAAACCAGACTTACTAATTTGCGGTTCCAAAAGTAAACCGAATCATGCCCCGCTAGTTTTAGGAAGTCAAGCTGCTTTACTCGCAAAAGGAGCAAGTTGTTCAGTTTTAATTATTCGCTAA
- a CDS encoding MIP/aquaporin family protein — protein sequence MALFRKCFGEFMGTFMLVFVGTATVVVGKTDPLAIGLAFGLTITIMDLAVGHGALSNGLFNPAVTIAMAINKRVSWKDSIFFIISQFVGAIVASFFVGIFGKALKVPAGSYGQTDFSEISAGMAFGVETLITFLFIFVIIMATSKKYGSGALASFAIGLVLALLIIVALNLTGGSLNPARSFGPAIFAGGTALSHYWVYLCAPVVGGVLAALVTQFLGSEEEA from the coding sequence ATGGCTTTATTCAGAAAATGCTTTGGTGAATTTATGGGCACTTTCATGTTGGTTTTTGTCGGAACCGCCACTGTTGTTGTTGGTAAAACAGATCCACTTGCGATTGGTTTAGCATTCGGGTTGACGATTACTATTATGGATTTAGCAGTCGGTCACGGTGCGTTGTCAAATGGCTTGTTTAATCCTGCTGTTACCATTGCAATGGCAATTAACAAACGGGTTTCTTGGAAAGATTCAATCTTTTTTATCATTAGTCAATTTGTTGGTGCTATCGTCGCTTCATTCTTTGTCGGTATCTTTGGCAAAGCGTTGAAGGTTCCTGCTGGTTCTTACGGTCAAACAGACTTTAGTGAAATTAGCGCAGGTATGGCATTTGGTGTCGAAACACTAATTACCTTCTTATTTATTTTTGTTATTATTATGGCTACTAGTAAAAAATATGGTAGTGGTGCGTTAGCATCTTTTGCCATCGGTCTTGTCTTGGCACTGTTAATTATTGTTGCCTTAAACTTAACGGGGGGATCTCTAAATCCTGCTCGTAGTTTTGGTCCGGCAATTTTTGCTGGTGGTACTGCTTTAAGTCACTACTGGGTATACTTATGTGCACCGGTTGTCGGTGGCGTATTAGCGGCATTAGTCACACAATTTTTAGGTAGCGAAGAAGAAGCTTAA
- a CDS encoding glucose-6-phosphate isomerase — protein sequence MSHIKFDYSKVAPFVNEHELGYMQSQVTAAHEALRNGTGAGSDFIGWVNLPTEYDKEEFARIKKAAEKIKSDSEVLVVIGIGGSYLGARAAIDFLNHSFYNYMNTNDKSAPQIFFAGNSISSTYLADLIEVIGDRDFSVNVISKSGTTTEPAIAFRVFKELLINKYGQDEANKRIYATTDKEKGAVKVEADAEGWESFVIPDDVGGRFSVLTAVGLLPIAASGADIDALMQGAADASKDYASDKLEENEAYQYAAMRNILYRKGKVTELLINYEPGMQYFSEWWKQLFGESEGKDQKGIYPSSANFSTDLHSLGQYIQEGRRNIFETVVKVEKPRKSVKIPITKEDLDGLGYLQGKEVDFVNTKAFEGVLLAHTDGDVPNLLVKIPEMDAYTLGYLMYFFEIAVGISGYLNGVNPFDQPGVEAYKKNMFALLGKPGFEELSKELNERL from the coding sequence ATGTCACATATTAAATTTGACTATTCAAAAGTAGCACCATTTGTGAATGAACATGAATTAGGCTACATGCAAAGTCAAGTCACTGCAGCCCATGAAGCATTGCGTAACGGCACTGGTGCTGGAAGTGATTTCATCGGTTGGGTTAACTTGCCAACAGAATATGACAAAGAAGAATTTGCTCGCATTAAAAAAGCGGCAGAAAAAATCAAATCTGATTCAGAAGTATTAGTCGTTATTGGGATTGGTGGTTCATACCTAGGTGCCCGTGCGGCCATTGATTTTCTAAATCACTCATTTTACAACTACATGAATACAAATGACAAGTCAGCTCCACAAATTTTCTTTGCCGGCAATTCAATTTCTTCAACTTACTTGGCTGATTTAATTGAAGTTATTGGCGATCGTGATTTCTCAGTTAACGTTATCTCAAAATCTGGGACGACAACAGAACCAGCTATTGCATTTCGTGTTTTCAAAGAATTATTAATTAATAAATACGGTCAAGACGAAGCAAACAAACGTATTTACGCTACAACAGATAAAGAAAAAGGTGCGGTTAAAGTTGAAGCTGATGCGGAAGGCTGGGAATCTTTTGTAATTCCAGATGATGTTGGCGGACGTTTTTCTGTTTTAACTGCGGTGGGCTTATTACCAATTGCTGCTAGTGGCGCCGACATCGACGCTTTAATGCAAGGTGCAGCAGATGCGTCTAAAGATTATGCTTCGGATAAATTAGAAGAAAACGAAGCTTATCAATATGCTGCTATGCGTAATATTTTGTACCGTAAAGGTAAAGTCACTGAATTACTAATTAACTACGAACCAGGTATGCAATATTTCTCTGAATGGTGGAAACAGTTATTCGGTGAATCTGAAGGGAAAGACCAAAAAGGTATTTATCCTTCTAGTGCTAACTTCTCAACTGATCTACACTCATTAGGGCAATACATTCAAGAAGGACGCCGCAATATTTTTGAAACGGTAGTTAAAGTTGAAAAACCGCGTAAATCAGTGAAAATCCCCATAACAAAAGAAGATTTAGACGGATTAGGCTACTTGCAAGGTAAAGAAGTTGACTTTGTGAATACAAAAGCCTTTGAAGGTGTTTTATTAGCCCATACAGATGGTGATGTGCCAAACTTATTAGTAAAAATTCCAGAAATGGATGCATACACATTAGGCTATTTAATGTACTTCTTTGAAATCGCTGTTGGTATTTCAGGTTACTTAAATGGTGTTAATCCATTTGACCAACCCGGAGTAGAAGCCTACAAGAAAAACATGTTCGCACTCCTTGGAAAACCTGGCTTTGAAGAATTATCAAAAGAATTGAACGAACGTCTATAA
- a CDS encoding Nramp family divalent metal transporter has protein sequence MSHKKEKLIEYANGPSLEEINNTVEVPKNASFFRTLLAYSGPGALVAVGYMDPGNWITSIAGGAEYKYALLSVILLSSLIAMLLQSMAAKLGIVTGRDLAQATREHTSKKTGFVLWIITELAIMATDIAEVIGGAVALQLLFGLPLIVGVLITTLDVLLLLLLTKLGFRKIEAIVAVLIAVIFMVFAYEVALAQPQLGEVLRGFIPDPKIATDKSMLLLALGIVGATVMPHNLYLHSSISQARKFDRNDEEEKARAIKFTTWDSNIQLTVAFVVNCLLLVLGGALFYGTNSDLGKFVDLYDALKDPSIVGNIASPLLSTLFAVALLASGQNSTITGTLSGQIVMEGFINLKMPLWMRRVVTRLLAIVPVIICVILYGGRESAVEDLLLYTQVFLSIALPISIIPLTIYTSDKKIMGRFANPTWMKILAWVIAIVLTVLNLFLIYSTLTGANG, from the coding sequence ATGAGTCATAAAAAAGAAAAATTAATTGAATACGCAAATGGACCAAGCTTAGAGGAAATCAATAATACAGTTGAGGTCCCTAAAAACGCTAGTTTCTTTCGCACACTGCTCGCTTATAGTGGGCCGGGTGCTTTAGTAGCTGTAGGCTACATGGATCCTGGTAATTGGATTACTTCAATTGCTGGTGGTGCAGAATACAAATATGCTTTGTTAAGTGTCATTTTATTATCGAGTTTGATTGCGATGCTGTTACAAAGTATGGCAGCAAAATTAGGAATTGTTACCGGACGCGACTTAGCCCAAGCAACACGGGAACACACATCGAAAAAGACCGGGTTTGTTTTATGGATTATTACTGAATTAGCGATTATGGCAACGGATATCGCCGAAGTAATTGGTGGTGCGGTGGCATTACAGTTATTATTTGGTCTACCTTTAATCGTAGGGGTTTTAATTACTACATTGGATGTTTTATTATTGCTATTATTGACGAAACTAGGTTTTCGAAAGATTGAAGCGATTGTTGCAGTTTTAATCGCAGTTATTTTCATGGTTTTTGCCTATGAAGTTGCGTTAGCACAACCGCAGCTCGGTGAAGTGTTACGTGGTTTTATTCCAGATCCCAAAATTGCCACCGATAAATCGATGCTTTTATTGGCATTGGGGATTGTCGGCGCAACTGTTATGCCCCACAACTTATATTTGCACTCCTCTATTTCACAAGCCCGTAAATTTGACCGCAACGATGAGGAAGAAAAAGCCAGAGCAATTAAATTTACCACTTGGGATTCCAACATTCAGCTGACTGTAGCTTTTGTAGTCAACTGCTTATTATTAGTATTAGGTGGAGCATTATTTTATGGGACAAACAGTGATTTAGGAAAATTTGTTGATTTATATGATGCTTTAAAAGATCCAAGTATCGTAGGAAATATCGCAAGTCCACTTTTAAGTACGCTCTTTGCTGTTGCGTTACTTGCTTCTGGTCAAAATTCTACTATTACCGGAACACTTTCAGGGCAAATTGTGATGGAAGGTTTCATTAATTTGAAGATGCCATTGTGGATGCGTCGAGTAGTAACACGTTTGTTAGCAATTGTGCCCGTTATTATTTGTGTCATTTTATATGGTGGTAGAGAATCTGCAGTTGAAGATTTGCTACTTTATACGCAAGTCTTTTTGAGTATTGCCTTACCGATTTCAATTATTCCATTAACAATTTATACGAGTGATAAAAAAATCATGGGTAGATTTGCTAACCCAACATGGATGAAAATTTTAGCTTGGGTGATCGCTATTGTTTTGACCGTTTTAAATCTGTTTTTAATCTACAGCACATTAACAGGTGCAAATGGGTAG